The DNA sequence CTGAACTCCTCTTCGGTGCCGAAGGCGCGGGTGAGGAGCAGCAGGCCGAGCCAGGGGGTGGGGTCGGCCGGGAGGAGGGCCGCGGCGCGGCGGCAGGCCTCTTCGGCGGCCTCGGGGGTGCCCTTGCGGCGCAGGGCGCCGAAGACGGCCGCGCAGGCGAGGAGGGTGACGGCGTCGGCGCTCTCCGGTTCGGCGAGGAGCCACTCGCGCGCCCACGCGGTGGCGGCCGGGGTTTCCGCGAGGACGACGAGGCGGTGCCCGCGGCGGTCCCAGTCGTCACCGGTGGCGACGAGGAGGGTGCGGGCCTTGACCCAGCGGCCCTGGGTGAACTGCGCGCGGACGTCGACGAGTTCCGTGTCGCAGAGGGCGGGGTCGAAGAGCTGGGCGTCCCGCTTGCGGACGCGGCCGAGGGGCGGCGGAGGGGGCGACATCCGCGGATTTCCCTCCAGGACGCGGGCGGTTGGACGATGTGGCTGGAAGATCACGCACAGCAAAGCGGTACGCACAGCTCCGCGTCAAGGTCCAGTCCACCGCGTGGCTCGTTTCAACTGGTGTTTCCCACAGGTGAGTTGATGCGGTTGTTCCGGTTCGTGACAGGTTGTCGCCGGGTTGCCGGCAGGTTGCCCGCAGGGTGCCCCCGCCCGGGCGGGGGCACCCGCAGGACCGTAGATTGGGATCCATGACGGCTTACGAAGACCTCCCGCCCATCGAGTTCGCCTTCCCGGGGCCGCTGCGCGACAGGCTGGTGGCGGCCGTCCTGAGCGGTGCCAAGACCACGACCACGGGCGTCCTGGCCGACTACGAGGCAGCGGGGGATCCGCTGCCGGTGGCGGGCGAGCGGATGGTGATCGTGGACTCCGGCGGGCGTCCGGTGGGCGTCCTGGAGGTGACGGACGTACGGGTGCTGCGGCTGGCGGACGTGGACCTGCGGCACGCGCTGGACGAGGGCGAGGGGTTCACGTCAGTGGCCGAATGGCGTGCCGGGCACGAGGAGTTCTGGCACGGCCCGCAGATGCGGGAGGCCGTCGGCGACCCCGGCTTCACGGTCGACGACGACACCCCGGTCGTGGCGGAGCGGTTCCGCCTGGTGAGCCGTCGGCCCTGAGCGGCCGGGGCGGCCCGGTTCAGGAGACGGCGGCCGACGCCGCGCGGCCGGCCGCGCGGCCCGAGAAGATGCAGCCGCCGAGGAAGGTGCCCTCCAGGGCGCGGTAGCCGTGGACCCCGCCGCCGCCGAAGCCGGCCGCCTCGCCCGCCGCGTAGAGGCCCGGGAGGGGTTCTCCCGTGGCGGTCAGGACGCGGGAGGAGAGGTCGGTCTCCAGGCCGCCCAGGGACTTGCGGGTCAGGATGGAGAGCCGGACGGCGATCAGCGGGCCGGCCGCGGGGTCCAGGATCCGGTGCGGGGCGGCGGTGCGGATCAGTTTGTCGCCGAGGTACTTGCGGGCGCCGTGGATCGCCGTGACCTGGAGGTCCTTGGTGAAGGGGTTGGCGATCTCCCGGTCGCGGGCGACGATCTCGCGGCGGACGGTCTCCTCGTCGAGGAGTCCGTCCTTGGTGATCGCGTTCATGCCGCGCACCAGCGCGGAGAGGTCCTTCTCGACCACGAAGTCGGCGCCGTTGTCCATGAAGGCCTTCACGGGTCCGGGGACGGCCTGGCGGGCCCGGTCGATGACCCCGCGGACCGACTTGCCCGTCAGGTCCGGGTTCTGCTCGGACCCGGAGAGTCCGAACTCCTTGCCGATGATGCGCTGGTTGAGGACGAACCACGTGTGGTCGTGGCCGGTCTTCATGATGTGGTCGAGGGTGCCCAGGGTGTCGAAGCCCGGGAAGAGCGGTACGGGCAGCCGCTTGCCGGTGGCGTCCAGCCAGAGCGAGGACGGGCCGGGCAGGATGCGGATGCCGTGCTTGGACCAGATCGGGTTCCAGTTCTCGATGCCCTCGGTGTAGTGCCACATCCGGTCCTTGTTGATGTGGCTGGCGCCCGCCCCCTCCGCGATGCCCAGCATCAGGCCGTCCACGTGGGCCGGGACCCCGGAGAGCAGCCGCGCGGGCGGGGTGCCGAGGCGGGCCGGCCACTGGGCCCGTACGAGCTCGTGGTTGCCGCCGATGCCGCCGCTGGTCACGATCACGGCCTGGGCGCGCAGCGAGAACTCCCCGGTGGCCTCGCGGCCGCTCGCGGTGCCGCGGACGGCGTCGGAGGGGGCCAGGACCTCGCCGGTCACGGTGTCGAGGGTGCCCGCCGTGCGGGAGAGCCCGGTGACCCGGTGGCGGAACTTCAACTGGACCAGCCCGCGGGCCGCTCCGGCCCGTACGCGGCGTTCGAAGGGCTCCACCAGTCCGGGGCCGGTGCCCCAGGTGATGTGGAAGCGGGGGACGGAGTTGCCGTGGCCGTTCGCGTCGTAGCCGCCGCGCTCCGCCCAGCCGACGACGGGGAAGAAGCGGACGCCCTGGGCGTGCAGCCAGGGGCGCTTCTCGCCGGCCGCGAAGTCCACGTAGGCCTCGGCCCAGCGGCGCGGCCAGGCGTCCTCCTCGCGGTCGAAGCCTGCGGTGCCGGACCAGTCCTGGAGGGCCAGCTCGCGGGTGTCCTTGATCCGCATGCGGCGCTGCTCGGGCGAGTCGACGAAGAACAGGCCGCCGAAGGACCAGTGGGCCTGGCCGCCCATGGACTGCTCCGGCTCCTGGTCGAGCAGGATGACCTTGCGGCCGGCGTCGACGAGCTCGGCGGTGGCCACGAGGCCCGCCAGCCCGGCCCCGATCACGATCACGTCTGCGTCGTACGTCATGTGGAACCCGTCCTCCGTCGGTGGTGGGGCGATCCTTTGCTACGGAGCGGTAACCAGTCAACAGGAGCGGAGGGATCACGGCATGAGCGCGGCCGACGAGGTACTGGACGTGGTGGACCGGGAGGACCGGGTGACGGGGCGCGCCCCGCGGGGCGAGGTGTACGCGGCCGGGCTGATCCACCGCTGCGTGTTCGTACTGGCCCGGGACGGGCGGGGGCGGGTCTTCACGCACCGGCGGACGGATTCGAAGCTGGTCTTCCCCTCGCACTACGACATGTTCGTCGGCGGGGTGGTCGGCGCGGGCGAGGGCTACGCCGCCGCGGCCCTGCGGGAGGCGGAGGAGGAGCTGGGGGTGACGGGGCTGGAACAGCCCGAGCCGCTGTTCAAGTTCCTGTACGAGGGTCCGGGCGGGGCCTGGTGGAGCCACGTGCACGAGGTGCGCTGCGAGCTGCCGGTCCGGCCGCAGGCCTCGGAGGTGGCCTGGCACGCGTGGCTCCCGGAGGAGGAGGTGGCGCGGCGGGTCGCGGACGGCTCGTGGCCGTGGGTGCCGGACGGGCTGGAGGCGTACCGCAGGCTGCTGGAGTTCCGCGGTTCGGCTCGGAGCGCCGGTGGGCCGGAGCGCCAGTAGATTGGGCTGGTGATCGACTTCGTCAAGGACGTGCGGCTGTGGTTCGCGCCGGCTCGGGTGAGGGACGAGGGCGTGACCCCCGACTACCGCTTCTCGCTGGCCAACGAGCGGACCTTCCTCGCCTGGATCAGGACCGCGCTGGCCCTGATCGGCGGCGGGTTCGCCGTGGACCAGTTCCTGCCCGACCTGCGGTGGGCGGTGCGCGTGGCGATGGCCTTCGCGCTGCTCGCGCTGGGCGCCGCCTGCGCGCTGCGTGCGGTGAACCACTGGGTGCAGTGCGAGCGGGCCATGCGGCGGCGGGGGGAGGACCTGCCGATGTCCCGGTTCCCGGTGGTGCTGAGCCTGGGGGTGGGGCTGGTCGCGGTGGGGATGGTGGTGGTCATCCTGCTCGGCTGGACGACCGGGCGGTGAGCGCCTCGGCCGACGCGGCCGACCCCGGGGGGACCGATGACCGCGACCCGGGGCTGCAGCCCGAACGGACCCGGCTCGCGTGGCGGCGTACGACGCTCTCGTGCGTGGTGACGGCCGTACTGGGCCTGCGCCAGGCCCTGCGCGGACCGGGCTCGCCGATGGAGCTGGTGGGGGTGGCGGTCATCGTGCTGCTCTGGCTGGCCTTCGTGTGGGTGGCTCACCGGCGGATGCGGGAGCTGGCGGCCGCGCGCCCCGCCGGGCTCGCATCCAGTGCGGCGGTGGCCGCGACGGTGTGCACGGTGGGTCTCGCGGTCTTCGCGATGGCGGTCGTCATCTGAGGTGACGAACCGATGGTCCGACTTGTGGCCCACCCTCGGCACACAGGGGACACAAGGGGCGATCCGGGTCGTTCCGCACTAGCCTCGGCGCCATGACGACCTTGCACCAGGAGCACCCCGCGCACGAGCACGCCCACGCCCACGGTCCGGCCTGCGGCCACCAGGCGGTCGAGCACGGAGACCACGTCGACTACGCGCACGACGGGCATCTGCACCGCGAGCACTCCGGGCACTGGGACGAGTGCGAGCCCGCCGGGCACGCCCCGCACTCCGCCCACGAGCACGCCCACGGCGCGGACTGCGGACACTCCTCGGTCCCGCACGGCGACCACGTCGACTACCTGCACGACGGGCACCGGCACGCGGAGCACGAAGACCACTACGACGACCACTGACCACTGCCCACTGACGACCACCGACGAGCGCCGACGAGCGCTGACCGAACACGCCCTCCCCCCGGGCCGCCGCGACTGGCAGGATGCCGACAGCCCGTCACAGCGACCCGGGGAGACCGCGCATGCCCGTCGAAGAGCCGTACCTCCTCCAGCCCGCGCCGGGGGTGTACGCCTACGTGCAGCCGGACGGCGGCTGGTGCCTCAACAACGCCGGCTTCGTGACCGGCGGCGGCCGGACCCTGCTCGTCGACACGGCGGCCACCGAACGGCGGGCGCTGGCCCTGCGTGCGGCGGTGCTGGCCGCCGGGGCGCCGCTCCCCCGCACCGTGGTCAACACCCACCATCACGGCGACCACACCTACGGCAACGGCGTGTTCGCCCCGGAGGCGCTGATCGTGGGGCACCACAACGCACGCTCCGAGCAACTCGCGGCCGGGCACCAGCTGGAGATGATCTGGCCGGCGACCGACTTCGGCGCCGTGGACATCACCGCGCCCGATCTGACCTACGGCGACCGGCTGACGCTGCACGTCGGGGAGACCGAGGTGCGGGTCCTGCACCCGGGTGTCGCGCACACCACGGGCGATTCCCTCGTGTGGCTGCCCGAGCAGCGGATCGTCTTCACCGGCGACCTGGTCTTCGCGGAGGGCACGCCGTTCCTGGCGATGGGCTCGCTGGCCGGTTCGCTGCGGGCGATGGAGCTGCTGCGCTCGCTCGGCGCGGAGACGGTCGTACCGGGACACGGGCCGCTGACGGATCCCGGCGCGTACGAGGCCACCGAGCGCTATCTGCGGTACGTGGCCGAGCTGGCCCGGGAGGGCCGCGCGAAGGGGCTGACCCCGCTGGAGGCCGCCCGGGAGGCCGACCTCGGGGAATTCGCCGCCTGGCGGGAGAGCGAACGGCTGGTGGCCAACCTGCACCGGGCCTACGCGGAACTGGCCGGGGAGCCCGAGGGGGTCCCGCTGGACATCCTCGCGGTGCTGCGGGACATGACGGTGATGAACGGCGGGACCCCGATCCTCTGCCACGCCTGACGGGACGGGCGGGGGAACGCGAGGGGGCAGGGAGACGGCCGGAGGGGCGGGCCGGAAGGGCGGAGCGGGGGGGCGGAACCGAGGTCCCTTCGGCTCACGCACTGGACGGCATACCGACTGGTCGGCATCATGGGTCGCGATCGTTCCGTCGTCGTCAACTCCGTACGGAGGCGCGCACCATGACCTCAGCCCCGGGCCCGGCCCCCTCCGCAGCCCCCTCCGGCCCGCGAGGCCTCGATCTGGAGCGGCTGCGGGGCCATCTCGACCGGGCGCGGCCGGGCCTCGTGGTCGGGCCACTGACCGGCCGGCTGATCGAAGGCGGCCGCTCGAACCTGACGTACGAGGTGGGCGACGGGAGCTCGCGCTGGGTGGTGCGCCGGCCGCCGCTGGGGCACGTACTGGCCACCGCGCACGACATGCGGCGCGAGCACCGGGTCATCGCGGCCCTGCACGGCACCGCGGTGCCGGTGCCCGAGCCGCTGCTGCTGTGCGAGGACGATGCCGTGCTGGGGGCGCCGTTCTACGTGATGGAGTACGTGGACGGGGTGCCGTACCGGACGGCCGGCGAGCTCGCGGCGCTCGGCCCCGAGCGGACCCGGCGCGCGGTGCTGGGCCTGGTGGACACCCTGGTCGACCTGCACGCGGTGGACCCGGAGGCGGTGGGCCTGGGCGACTTCGGGCGGCCCGAGGGCTTCCTGGACCGCCAGCTGCGCCGCTGGGGCAAGCAGCTCGCGGCCTCCCGGGGGCGGGAGCTCTCCGGGATCGACGAACTGCACGGCTCCCTCGGACGCGCCCTGCCCGACTCCCCCGCGGCCACCGTGGTGCACGGGGACTTCCGGCTGGACAACGTGCTGATCGGCGGCGGCGGCGACCGGATCCGGGCGGTGCTGGACTGGGAGATGTCCACGCTCGGCGATCCGCTGACGGACCTCGGGCTGCTGGTGATGTACAGCTCCGACCTGGGGCTGACCGACTCCCCGGTCAGCACGACCAGCGCGGCCCCCGGCCATCCGGCGCCCGCCGAGCTGATCGAGCGGTACGCGGCCCGCTCCGGCCGGGACGCCTCGCAGGTCTCCTGGTACACGGCCTTCGCCTGGTTCAAGCTCGCGGTGATCCTCGAGGGCATCCACTACCGCTACACGCTCGGGCAGACCGTCGGCTCGGGCTTCGACCGGATCGGCGAGCTGGTCCCGGTCTTCATCGAGCACGGTCTGACCACACTCCGGCAACCGCACGAAGGCTGAGGAACCCCCATGGATTTCGCATTCGACGCCCGCACCGAGGAACTCCGCGGACGGCTCCTCGCGTTCATGGACGAGTACGTCTACCCGGCGGAAGCCGTCGCCGCCGAGCAGCGCGCGCGGCTGGCCTCGCCCTGGGACACCCCGGCCGTGTTCGGTGAACTGAAGGCCGAGGCGCGCCGTCAGGGGCTGTGGAACCTCTTCTTCACGAACCAGCACAGCTCGCCGGACCATGAGTACGGCGCCGGGCTGACCAACCTCCAGTACGCCCCGCTCGCCGAGATCACCGGACGCAGCCCGCACCTGGCGCCGACGGCGACGAACTGCGCGGCTCCGGACACCGGGAACATGGAGCTGCTCTCGCAGTTCGGGAACGAGGCGCAGAAGAAGCAGTGGCTGGAGCCGCTGCTGGCCGGGGAGATCCGGTCCGCGTTCGCGATGACCGAGCCGGAGGTGGCCTCCTCGGACGCCACGAACATCGAGACCCGCATCGAGCGGTCCGCGAGCGGCGACGAGTACGTGATCACGGGCCGCAAGTGGTTCATCTCCGGTGCCATGAACCCGGACTGCAAGATCTTCATCGTCATGGGCAAGACCGACCCCGGGGGCGCCGACCCGCGCCGCCAGCAGTCCATGATCCTGGTGCCCCGGGACACTCCGGGCGTCGAGATCCGGCGCGCGATGACCGTGTACGGGTACGAGGACCACGACCACGGCGGGCACGCCGAGGTCGTCTTCGACGGGGCCCGGGTCCCCGCGGGGAACCTGATCGGCGAGGAGGGCGGCGGGTTCGCCATCGCCCAGGCCCGCCTCGGGCCGGGGCGGATCCACCACTGCATGCGGCTCATCGGCATGGCGGAGCGGGCCATCGAGCTGATGTGCCGGCGCGCGGTGGGACGTACCGCCTTCGGCAAGGAGCTGGCCGCGCAGGGCGTCGTACAGAACTGGATCGCGGACGCCCGGGTCACCGTGGAGCAGCTGCGGCTGCTGGTGCTGAAGACGGCCTGGCTGATGGACACGGCGGGCAACCGGGGCGCGCACACCGAGATCCAGGCGATCAAGATCGCGACCCCGCGGGCGGTGGTGCGGATCCTGGACGACGCGGTGCAGTTGCACGGCGCGGGCGGGGTGAGCCAGGACTTCCCGCTGGCCGAGCTGTGGGCGGCGGCGCGGACGCTGCGGCTGGCGGACGGGCCGGACGAGGTGCACCAGCGCTCGCTCGCGCACCGGGAGCTGAAGCGGTACCGGTAGCCTCCGGCGGGCGGGGCGGGCGGGGCGGGCGGGCGGGGCGGGGACTTCGGTCCCGCGGGACCGGACCTTTAGTGGTCCAGACCACTTGGGAAGTCCGATATATTCGGTATTTCCCCCAAGTGAAAGTGCCCTTCGCCATGCCCAGCTCCACCCTGGCCCCCGCCGCCGCGCCGCACGCCACGGCCTCCCCCGTCACCGCGTCCGCGGCTCCGTCGGCAAGGGTCGCCAATCCCGGCCCGCTCGGCCTGGCGGCGTTCGCCCTCACCACCTTCGTGCTCAGCCTCTTCAACTCGGGGCTGATCTCGAACGCGGCGCTCAGCGCCGTCGTACTGCCGCTGGCGCTGTTCTACGGCGGCCTCGCGCAGTTCGTCGCGGGCGTCATGGAGTTCCGCCGCGGCAACACCTTCGGGACCACGGCGTTCGTCTCGTACGGCGCGTTCTGGATGTCCTTCGCCGGCTACGTGAAGTTCGTCGTCCCGACGCTGCCGGCCGACCAGGCGCACGTGGCGACCGGCTGGTTCCTCGTGGCCTGGTTCATCTTCACGGCGTACATGTCGATCGCCGCCATGAAGCTGGACGTCGCCCACCGCGTGCTGTTCGTCTCGCTGGCGCTGACCTTCCTGTTCCTCGCTCTCGGCGACCTGGCGCAGAGCACGGCGCTGGGCCACACCGGCGGCTTCCTCGGCCTCTTCACCGCGGGCGTCGCCTGGTACATCTCCTTCGCCGTGGTCGCCAAGGAGACCTGGGGCCGCGAGGTCGCACCGCTCGGCTAGTCCGTTGCGGCCCGGCCCCGTGCTCGCTACGGGCCCCGTGCTCGCTACGGGCGCAGCGCCCGCATCAGCAGGTCCGCGAGGTGGTCGGCCACCTGCTGCGGGGTGAGCGGGCCGTCCTCGTGGTACCAGGTCGACAGGTGGTGGACGGAGCCGAAGTGGTAGTCCACCACCAGGTCGGCCGGGGTGGCGTCGGAGAAGACCCCGGTCCGCTGGCCCTCCTCGACCAGGGCGCGGAAGCGCTCGTGGTAGCGCCGGCGCTCCGCCCGGACCTGCTTGAACTTCTCCGGGCTCAGCTGGTGCATGGAGCGGAAGAAGATCGCCGCGTCGTCCAGGTTCTCGATCGTGGTGACCACCACGTCGGCGGCCGCGGCCCGCAGCCGCTCCTCCACGGGTGCGCCGGAACCGGCCACCGCGTCGAGCCGCTGCTGCTGGAGCCGCAGCATGCGCGCGTACACCTCGTGCAGCAGATCGTCCTTGGATCCGAAGTAGTGGTAGAGCGCGCCCTTGGTGACCCCGGCCGCCTCGACGATCTCCTGGACCGAGGTGCGGTCGTAGCCCCGCTCGGCGAACAGCCTGGTCGCGACGGCGAGCAGCCGGCGCGGTACCGGGGCCTCGTGCGCCCCGACGGTCTCCGTCGTGGTCTTGGCGGCCATGGCTGTCGCCTCCCTTTCGTGGTCCTCGCGTGTGCGGTCCCGTGCGGACGCGGTCCGGCCGTTTTCAGCCGTGGTCACGTATCCGCAGTTCCCGTCGCAGGATCTTGCCACTGGTCGTCTTCGGAAGGACAGGCAGGATCTCCACACGGCGCGGGTATTTGTACGCGGCGAGGCGCTCGGCGCAGTACGCGGACAGTTCCGCCGGGTCGGCCTCGGCGCCGGGGCGCAGGCTGACGTAGGCCTTCACGCTCTCCCCGCGGTAGGGGTCCGGGATGCCGACGACGGCCGCCTCGCGCACGGCGGGGTGGGTGTAGAGCACGTCCTCCACCTCGCGCGGCCAGACCTTGAAACCGGAGGCGCTGATCATGTCCTTCTTGCGGTCGACCACGTAGAGCCAGCCCTCGGGATCCATGAACCCGACGTCTCCGGTGCGCAGTTCGCCGTCCGGGAAGGCCTTGGCGGTGTCCTCGGGCAGGCCCCAGTAGCCGGGTACGACCTGCGGTCCGCGTACGGCTATCTCCCCGGTCTCGCCGAAGGGCACCTCGGCGCCGCTCTCGTCGAGGATCCGTACGAGGGTGTCGGCGCCGGGCACGCCCACGGAGAGGGTGCCCGAGGCCGGGTCCACGGGGGCTTCGCGGTGCACCGGCACGGAGGCGCAGGGGGCGGTGCACTCGGTGAGGCCGTAGCCGTTGCGCAGGTAGAAGCCGTAGGCGGCGCGCAGGCGTTCGACCAGGGCGGGCGGCAGCGGGGCGCCGCCGGAGGAGAGCACCTGGAACGAGGCGAAGTGGTCCGAGGTGGCCCCGGGGTGGGCGGCGAGCGCCATGAAGGCGGTGGCCGGGCCCACGGCGTAGGCGGGGCGGTGTTCGAGGAAGGCGTCGAGGACGGCTCCGGCGTCGAAGCGGTGGGCGAGGACGAGGGTGCCGGCGTTGGTGAAGCAGGCGGCGAGCTCGCACACCATGCCGGTGATGTGGAAGAGCGGGGCGAGCGCGAAGTAGCCGGCGCCTTCGGGGAGGGGGTGGCCGGTGACCTGGCGCACGGCGTTGTGGGTGAGCGCGCCGTGGGGGTTCATGGCGCCCTTGGGCGTGCCGCTGGTGCCGGAGGTGTAGCTGATGAGGGCGGTGTCGGCGGCCGTGAGCTCCGGGTCGGGCGGGGCGGGGTGGCCCCGGCGGGCCACGGTGTGCAGGTCGGCGGCGTCGGCCGCCTGCTCCGGGCGGCCCGGCGTGAGGACCCGTACGTCGTCGCGGGTCTGGAAGTCCAGGTCGCAGGCGGTCAGGACGGTGCGTACGGCGGTCTCCCGCGCGGCCCCGCGCAGGTACGCGGACCAGGCGCGGGCCTCGCAGACCAGGGCGGTGGCCCCGGAGTCGCGCAGGATGTGGCCGACCTCGCCGGACTTGTACATGGGGTTGAGCGGGACCACGACCGCCCCGGCCTTCCAGGCGGCCAGGACGGCCAGCACGAAGTGCGGGGTGTTCTGGAGCATGACGGCGACGCGGTCCCCGCGGCGGGTGCCGTTCGAGGCGAGGTGGCCGGCGAGGGAGTCGGAGAGCGCGTCGGCCTCGGCGTAGGTCAGGCGGCCGTCGAAGTAGGCCAGCGCGGTGTGCCCGGGGGCGCGGGCGACCGCGGCGCGGAAGGCGTGGAGCACGCTGGGCGGGGGCGTGATCGGGGCCCGCTGGACCGGGCTGAGCAGGCCGAGCCAGGGCTTGGCGGCGTAACGGGAGGGCTGCGGCGCGGGGGCGGAGGAGGCCGGGGGCACGGGGTCCGCGGTCACCGGGACCGGGGTCACCGGGTCCGCGGTCACCGGGTCTCCCACTTGCGCTGGAGGTGGTTCATGCCGCTCAGCCAGCGGTCCGGCTCGGTGGCGCGGGACGCGTAGAAGTCCGCGACCTCGGGGTGCGGGAGGATCAAGAACCGGCCCTTCTCCATGCCGTCGAACAGTGCGTCCGCGACCGCTTCCGGCTCGATCGCGGTCGGCGCGAGGACCAGCTCGCCCGCCGATCCGGCGGCGGTGAGCATGTCGGTCCGGACACCCTGCGGGCAGATGGCGTGGACCCGGAGCCCGCGGTGGCGGTAGGTCAGCGAGAGCCATTCCGCGAAGGCGAGCGCGCCGTGCTTGGTGACACTGTACGGGGCCGCTCCGATCATGGTCAGCAGCCCGGCGGCCGAGACGGTGGACACGAAC is a window from the Streptomyces sp. NBC_01244 genome containing:
- a CDS encoding ASCH domain-containing protein; this translates as MTAYEDLPPIEFAFPGPLRDRLVAAVLSGAKTTTTGVLADYEAAGDPLPVAGERMVIVDSGGRPVGVLEVTDVRVLRLADVDLRHALDEGEGFTSVAEWRAGHEEFWHGPQMREAVGDPGFTVDDDTPVVAERFRLVSRRP
- a CDS encoding FAD-binding dehydrogenase translates to MTYDADVIVIGAGLAGLVATAELVDAGRKVILLDQEPEQSMGGQAHWSFGGLFFVDSPEQRRMRIKDTRELALQDWSGTAGFDREEDAWPRRWAEAYVDFAAGEKRPWLHAQGVRFFPVVGWAERGGYDANGHGNSVPRFHITWGTGPGLVEPFERRVRAGAARGLVQLKFRHRVTGLSRTAGTLDTVTGEVLAPSDAVRGTASGREATGEFSLRAQAVIVTSGGIGGNHELVRAQWPARLGTPPARLLSGVPAHVDGLMLGIAEGAGASHINKDRMWHYTEGIENWNPIWSKHGIRILPGPSSLWLDATGKRLPVPLFPGFDTLGTLDHIMKTGHDHTWFVLNQRIIGKEFGLSGSEQNPDLTGKSVRGVIDRARQAVPGPVKAFMDNGADFVVEKDLSALVRGMNAITKDGLLDEETVRREIVARDREIANPFTKDLQVTAIHGARKYLGDKLIRTAAPHRILDPAAGPLIAVRLSILTRKSLGGLETDLSSRVLTATGEPLPGLYAAGEAAGFGGGGVHGYRALEGTFLGGCIFSGRAAGRAASAAVS
- a CDS encoding NUDIX domain-containing protein, which gives rise to MSAADEVLDVVDREDRVTGRAPRGEVYAAGLIHRCVFVLARDGRGRVFTHRRTDSKLVFPSHYDMFVGGVVGAGEGYAAAALREAEEELGVTGLEQPEPLFKFLYEGPGGAWWSHVHEVRCELPVRPQASEVAWHAWLPEEEVARRVADGSWPWVPDGLEAYRRLLEFRGSARSAGGPERQ
- a CDS encoding YidH family protein, coding for MIDFVKDVRLWFAPARVRDEGVTPDYRFSLANERTFLAWIRTALALIGGGFAVDQFLPDLRWAVRVAMAFALLALGAACALRAVNHWVQCERAMRRRGEDLPMSRFPVVLSLGVGLVAVGMVVVILLGWTTGR
- a CDS encoding DUF202 domain-containing protein yields the protein MSASADAADPGGTDDRDPGLQPERTRLAWRRTTLSCVVTAVLGLRQALRGPGSPMELVGVAVIVLLWLAFVWVAHRRMRELAAARPAGLASSAAVAATVCTVGLAVFAMAVVI
- a CDS encoding MBL fold metallo-hydrolase, with the protein product MPVEEPYLLQPAPGVYAYVQPDGGWCLNNAGFVTGGGRTLLVDTAATERRALALRAAVLAAGAPLPRTVVNTHHHGDHTYGNGVFAPEALIVGHHNARSEQLAAGHQLEMIWPATDFGAVDITAPDLTYGDRLTLHVGETEVRVLHPGVAHTTGDSLVWLPEQRIVFTGDLVFAEGTPFLAMGSLAGSLRAMELLRSLGAETVVPGHGPLTDPGAYEATERYLRYVAELAREGRAKGLTPLEAAREADLGEFAAWRESERLVANLHRAYAELAGEPEGVPLDILAVLRDMTVMNGGTPILCHA
- a CDS encoding phosphotransferase family protein → MTSAPGPAPSAAPSGPRGLDLERLRGHLDRARPGLVVGPLTGRLIEGGRSNLTYEVGDGSSRWVVRRPPLGHVLATAHDMRREHRVIAALHGTAVPVPEPLLLCEDDAVLGAPFYVMEYVDGVPYRTAGELAALGPERTRRAVLGLVDTLVDLHAVDPEAVGLGDFGRPEGFLDRQLRRWGKQLAASRGRELSGIDELHGSLGRALPDSPAATVVHGDFRLDNVLIGGGGDRIRAVLDWEMSTLGDPLTDLGLLVMYSSDLGLTDSPVSTTSAAPGHPAPAELIERYAARSGRDASQVSWYTAFAWFKLAVILEGIHYRYTLGQTVGSGFDRIGELVPVFIEHGLTTLRQPHEG
- a CDS encoding acyl-CoA dehydrogenase family protein translates to MDFAFDARTEELRGRLLAFMDEYVYPAEAVAAEQRARLASPWDTPAVFGELKAEARRQGLWNLFFTNQHSSPDHEYGAGLTNLQYAPLAEITGRSPHLAPTATNCAAPDTGNMELLSQFGNEAQKKQWLEPLLAGEIRSAFAMTEPEVASSDATNIETRIERSASGDEYVITGRKWFISGAMNPDCKIFIVMGKTDPGGADPRRQQSMILVPRDTPGVEIRRAMTVYGYEDHDHGGHAEVVFDGARVPAGNLIGEEGGGFAIAQARLGPGRIHHCMRLIGMAERAIELMCRRAVGRTAFGKELAAQGVVQNWIADARVTVEQLRLLVLKTAWLMDTAGNRGAHTEIQAIKIATPRAVVRILDDAVQLHGAGGVSQDFPLAELWAAARTLRLADGPDEVHQRSLAHRELKRYR
- a CDS encoding acetate uptake transporter is translated as MPSSTLAPAAAPHATASPVTASAAPSARVANPGPLGLAAFALTTFVLSLFNSGLISNAALSAVVLPLALFYGGLAQFVAGVMEFRRGNTFGTTAFVSYGAFWMSFAGYVKFVVPTLPADQAHVATGWFLVAWFIFTAYMSIAAMKLDVAHRVLFVSLALTFLFLALGDLAQSTALGHTGGFLGLFTAGVAWYISFAVVAKETWGREVAPLG
- a CDS encoding TetR/AcrR family transcriptional regulator, with translation MAAKTTTETVGAHEAPVPRRLLAVATRLFAERGYDRTSVQEIVEAAGVTKGALYHYFGSKDDLLHEVYARMLRLQQQRLDAVAGSGAPVEERLRAAAADVVVTTIENLDDAAIFFRSMHQLSPEKFKQVRAERRRYHERFRALVEEGQRTGVFSDATPADLVVDYHFGSVHHLSTWYHEDGPLTPQQVADHLADLLMRALRP
- a CDS encoding AMP-binding protein, encoding MTADPVPPASSAPAPQPSRYAAKPWLGLLSPVQRAPITPPPSVLHAFRAAVARAPGHTALAYFDGRLTYAEADALSDSLAGHLASNGTRRGDRVAVMLQNTPHFVLAVLAAWKAGAVVVPLNPMYKSGEVGHILRDSGATALVCEARAWSAYLRGAARETAVRTVLTACDLDFQTRDDVRVLTPGRPEQAADAADLHTVARRGHPAPPDPELTAADTALISYTSGTSGTPKGAMNPHGALTHNAVRQVTGHPLPEGAGYFALAPLFHITGMVCELAACFTNAGTLVLAHRFDAGAVLDAFLEHRPAYAVGPATAFMALAAHPGATSDHFASFQVLSSGGAPLPPALVERLRAAYGFYLRNGYGLTECTAPCASVPVHREAPVDPASGTLSVGVPGADTLVRILDESGAEVPFGETGEIAVRGPQVVPGYWGLPEDTAKAFPDGELRTGDVGFMDPEGWLYVVDRKKDMISASGFKVWPREVEDVLYTHPAVREAAVVGIPDPYRGESVKAYVSLRPGAEADPAELSAYCAERLAAYKYPRRVEILPVLPKTTSGKILRRELRIRDHG
- a CDS encoding SDR family oxidoreductase; amino-acid sequence: MNAFQDQRVVVTGAGGGIGAALAHRFAAEGATVAVNDLDPAKAASVADAIGARAVAVPGDASAVVAEAREALGGTVDVYCANAGLASGGDAFADEAVWEAAWDTNVMAHVRAARLLLPDWLERGTGRFVSTVSAAGLLTMIGAAPYSVTKHGALAFAEWLSLTYRHRGLRVHAICPQGVRTDMLTAAGSAGELVLAPTAIEPEAVADALFDGMEKGRFLILPHPEVADFYASRATEPDRWLSGMNHLQRKWETR